The DNA region GCCACAGATTATTTTGTTTACAATGAAGATGATCCTGTAATTACAGAGCGATTAAAAACATTCCCATTAAAATCAATCCCACTACCCTTTAGCATGAACAAAGAAATTAAAAAAGGTGCTTTTATAAAAGACGATCAAATGACATTGAATTCAACTAGCGAAAACGTGAGCATGAGCATTTATGAATTTGCTCTTAAAGGTAAACACAATCAGTACAACACTATGGCTGCGGGTATAGCTTCTCAAGTAATGGGAATAAGAAAGGAAAAAATTAGAGATGCTATCAAGACGTTTAATAGTCTAGAGCACAGAATGGAACCTGTAGCTACCGTGCGTGGAGTTGAATTTATTAATGATAGTAAGGCCACTAATTTGAATAGTGTGTGGTTTGCTTTAGAAAGTATGCAACAACCTACCATTTTAATTTTGGGTGGTATTGATAAGGGAAATGACTATTCTTTGTTATTGGATGATGTAAAAGCGAAAGTGAAAGCAATAGTTTGCTTAGGATTAGATAATAGTAAAATTCATGCAGCTTTTGACGGACAAGTTCCCAATGAAATTATTGATACTGATAATATGATTGATTGTGTAAATAAAGCATTTGCACTTGCTGAAAGTGGTGATGCTGTTTTGTTGAGCCCAGCATGTTCAAGTTTCGATTTATTCAAAAGTTATGAAGATCGCGGTACACAATTTAAAGATGCGGTTAAGTTATTATAAGTAATTATAGAACATTGATAGATAAAATTAAAATAGAAAAACCATTCCAATATTTGTTCACTAGAACGAAAGGGGATAAGTATATCTGGGGCTCTGTATTACTATTGGTACTTGCATCACTTTTAGTAGTATATAGTGCAACAGGATCATTGGCCTATAAGATGAATCATGGACATACGGAGGTTTATTTATTTAAGCAATTGATGTTCATACTAGCGGGTCTATTTGTTATTTACTTATTACATAGAATTAACTATACTTTGTTCTCCAGGATTGCGCAGATTTTATATTTGATTTCCTTGCCTTTATTAGCATATACCTTGTTTTTCGGGGCGGAAATTAATGACGGTAGTCGTTGGATCAAAGTGCCCATAATTCACTTAACTATTCAGACGAGTGACTTTGCGAAGCTTGCTTTGTTTATGTATATATCTAGGCAATTAAGTAAAAAGCAAAGTGTAATTAAGGATTTTAAAAAAGGATTTTTGCCTTTAATAATTCCGATTTGTTTGACTTGTGTATTAATTATGCCAGCCAACTTATCCAATGCGTTATTGACAGGGGCGATTT from Rhizosphaericola mali includes:
- the murD gene encoding UDP-N-acetylmuramoyl-L-alanine--D-glutamate ligase, yielding MQKDANVSNKKIVILGAGESGVGAAILAKEVGYKAIFVSDSGKISDKYRKKLDAHQIEFESGGHTESKILDADEMMKSPGIPEENFLVVKIRANNIPVISEIEFAYRYKGDSKIVGITGSNGKTTTTSLIYRMFELAGLDVALVGNIGFSIAEQVALTPKEYYVAEISSFQLDDIVTFRPDVALLLNITPDHLDRYDHKFENYVEAKFKIAENQIATDYFVYNEDDPVITERLKTFPLKSIPLPFSMNKEIKKGAFIKDDQMTLNSTSENVSMSIYEFALKGKHNQYNTMAAGIASQVMGIRKEKIRDAIKTFNSLEHRMEPVATVRGVEFINDSKATNLNSVWFALESMQQPTILILGGIDKGNDYSLLLDDVKAKVKAIVCLGLDNSKIHAAFDGQVPNEIIDTDNMIDCVNKAFALAESGDAVLLSPACSSFDLFKSYEDRGTQFKDAVKLL